In Rhizobium jaguaris, a single window of DNA contains:
- a CDS encoding lipopolysaccharide biosynthesis protein, protein MTSTVSARSITNNVGWSVLSKTSTFGLKFITVPILARILSPEQFGVVAVAMTVVQFLAMIGGAGLTSSLVIQEKEDMLTVHSVFWVNLAVSTLMAVVLYVFADFFAALLGAKEAAYLLRIMAFMIPIQLSGDVAYSILARRMNFSKDAVWSMISESAGALMAVGLAYFGFGVWSLVAQLFVSGTVRLVGLYSVSGYFPRPVFSFSRVKGLTKFSFGMMGSEMANFVTFQSPMVIIARYLGLADAGAYSAGNRFASIPNQVVLSAVMGVLFPAFSHMVHDRKRRSDALMLSTQVTTVLLAPMMFGLWAIAQPAMLVLFGQKWAYAWPVLGLLAISKAILTPCSTFIPYLKGVGRGNVLFWSAIIRAIITTAAVAYGAITGDLITAMVWLCIVSVVTLIFYSWAVFRADGTPFFQGLYISNRPMITALIMALIVRFMLDHMKTQLPSAALQVVVGSVAGGAVYAVLVLLTEGALVRKLLELVRSRRMPKAEPQLVGE, encoded by the coding sequence ATGACCTCAACAGTTAGTGCCCGTTCGATTACGAACAATGTCGGATGGAGCGTTTTATCCAAGACAAGTACATTTGGATTGAAATTCATTACCGTGCCAATCCTGGCCCGCATCCTCAGCCCCGAGCAATTCGGCGTCGTCGCCGTAGCGATGACGGTGGTGCAATTCCTGGCCATGATCGGAGGAGCCGGGCTCACCTCGTCCCTCGTCATCCAGGAGAAGGAGGACATGCTGACCGTCCACTCGGTCTTCTGGGTCAATTTGGCAGTATCGACGCTGATGGCGGTGGTTCTCTACGTTTTCGCCGATTTCTTCGCAGCACTTTTGGGCGCCAAAGAGGCGGCCTACCTTTTGCGCATCATGGCCTTCATGATCCCGATCCAACTTTCTGGCGACGTCGCCTATTCGATCCTGGCGCGACGGATGAACTTCAGCAAGGATGCGGTCTGGAGCATGATTTCGGAGTCCGCCGGCGCGTTGATGGCCGTCGGCTTGGCCTATTTCGGGTTTGGCGTCTGGTCGCTCGTTGCCCAGCTTTTCGTTTCGGGCACTGTGCGCCTCGTCGGTCTTTATAGCGTCTCCGGTTATTTTCCACGGCCCGTCTTCTCGTTCAGCCGTGTCAAGGGACTGACGAAATTCTCCTTCGGAATGATGGGTTCGGAAATGGCCAATTTCGTCACGTTCCAGTCACCGATGGTGATCATCGCCCGCTATCTGGGCCTTGCCGATGCCGGCGCCTATTCGGCCGGCAACCGCTTCGCCAGCATTCCGAACCAGGTCGTGCTCTCGGCAGTCATGGGCGTACTGTTTCCAGCCTTCAGTCACATGGTGCATGACCGCAAGCGCCGATCGGACGCGCTGATGCTGAGCACGCAGGTGACGACGGTCCTCTTGGCGCCGATGATGTTCGGGCTGTGGGCGATCGCTCAGCCGGCCATGCTGGTGCTGTTCGGACAGAAATGGGCCTACGCCTGGCCCGTGCTCGGACTGCTGGCTATCTCCAAGGCGATCCTGACGCCCTGCAGTACCTTCATACCCTATCTCAAGGGCGTCGGCCGCGGCAATGTTCTGTTCTGGTCGGCGATCATCCGCGCCATCATAACGACTGCCGCCGTCGCCTATGGAGCGATCACCGGCGACCTGATCACGGCCATGGTCTGGCTTTGCATCGTCAGCGTCGTCACGCTGATCTTCTATTCCTGGGCGGTCTTTCGTGCCGACGGCACGCCGTTCTTCCAAGGCCTCTACATCAGCAACCGCCCGATGATCACCGCCCTCATCATGGCCCTGATTGTTCGCTTCATGCTTGACCATATGAAGACGCAGCTGCCAAGCGCCGCCCTGCAGGTCGTGGTCGGCTCGGTGGCAGGCGGAGCGGTCTATGCCGTGCTGGTTCTGCTGACCGAGGGTGCCCTCGTCCGCAAGCTGTTGGAACTTGTTCGCTCACGCAGGATGCCAAAGGCAGAACCACAACTCGTAGGTGAATGA